From Drosophila nasuta strain 15112-1781.00 chromosome X, ASM2355853v1, whole genome shotgun sequence, one genomic window encodes:
- the LOC132797385 gene encoding anaphase-promoting complex subunit 4 codes for MAQSSSMKLLGARNMSCIVERMEWNNKMDLIAYGTEKGEVIIQRLNWQKIVTFPTPGEDVRVRSLSWQMDETLLAVGYSNGKVALLDAESETIISGLIYEDDIKKVYFSKAINCRESLDSYVCNDKDKHKRYLPKLPPLTNIDPCLKTLDQKCFPKGSPCFLVVIMRSGKVHLLLLGALQAGSMDLTQHILHPEHFDVYDVRLNGDFNAIYALLRDGQQLKLLHFHNQVLQDSISPMLELASHCAHILETKNYINDTQQCLTEAWETVQLEMDNKLTKYANSQAYGMISANFLELLVFGYATLEVEEFLFETLTEKVFKKIANSVDLSLNNLQGLVFKQLNGAAINMFYFLNTIAGFGRMTHFFDALISPDVASEAMRACGAFLLKVHELQRTIDTLVNDMKLFHSWIIFTILRLSNQEIPDDMIFSGKENEALVEFFCAMEPELPDPELCGGDDDTAGEKCIDESCSEPSPSAMLATRSKFNLERVGQYLENSYLTQQQPLHVTEDLWSELLEENECLGQCQLFVPHDKKLSLLQQRDKMFNAIDAVFHKPTESISASFKLTTAVICGDLPQFACEPSVELDQPTDPQSSYDFINCSYHVNEVSKCDMLAVTVSWHEAMVLEFSRANDYLLRCTRVQLLPGPFTPQLHEDYYNLRFVDLQFYNESFISMLAQTTTPTPGVRPHSYFVQFSLSAARNQCTQHQLAPLMKLPEATVTHSIHDIPDAATFKGLDGVCELLAVSGSRKVATVLSDRRRKMTIFEMEIEEEEDDTEMSQASFLDISKDSVLADKTDA; via the exons ATGGCGCAATCAAGCTCAATGAAATTGCTGGGCGCACGCAACATGAGTTGCATTGTTGAGCGCATGGAGTGGAACAACAAAATGGATCTAATTGCCTACGGCACCGAAAAGG gtGAAGTGATCATACAGCGCCTCAACTGGCAAAAAATTGTCACATTCCCCACGCCCGGTGAAGATGTGCGAGTTCGTTCGCTTAGCTGGCAAATGGATGAAACCCTCTTGGCCGTTGGCTACAGTAACGGGAAGGTCGCTTTATTGGATGCGGAGAGTGAAACGATTATATCCGGACTGATCTATGAGGATGACATCAAAAAGGTGTACTTTAGCAAAGCGATCAATTGTCGCGAGAGTCTCGATAGTTATGTATGCAATGACAAGGATAAACACAAGCGTTATTTGCCCAAATTGCCGCCACTCACAAATATTGATCCGTGTCTAAAGACGTTGGATCAAAAGTGTTTCCCCAAGGGATCACCATGTTTCCTAGTCGTCATCATGCGCAGCGGAAAAGTGCATCTTCTGCTATTGGGCGCCCTGCAGGCGGGCAGTATGGATCTCACCCAGCATATTCTTCATCCTGAGCACTTTGATGTGTACGACGTGCGATTGAATGGGGACTTTAATGCCATCTATGCGCTCCTGCGGGATGGACAACAGCTGAAGCTGCTGCATTTCCACAATCAGGTGCTGCAGGACAGCATCTCACCCATGCTAGAGCTGGCCTCACATTGTGCTCACATCCTGGAGACCAAAAA CTACATCAATGATACACAACAATGCCTAACGGAAGCCTGGGAGACGGTGCAACTGGAGATGGACAATAAGTTAACCAAATATGCCAATTCTCAGGCCTATGGTATGATATCAGCAAACTTTCTGGAGTTACTCGTCTTTGGTTATGCCACTTTGGAAGTCGAGGAGTTTCTCTTCGA AACACTGACGGAGAAGGTCTTTAAGAAGATTGCCAACTCGGTGGATTTGAGCTTGAACAATCTACAGGGTTTGGTTTTTAAACAGCTCAATGGCGCCGCCATCAATATGTTCTACTTTCTCAACACTATCGCCGGATTTGGCCGCATGACGCATTTCTTTGAC GCTCTCATCTCGCCGGATGTGGCCAGTGAAGCAATGCGCGCCTGCGGCGCCTTTCTGCTCAAGGTGCATGAACTGCAACGCACCATTGACACACTGGTCAATGACATGAAACTATTTCACTCCTGGATCATCTTCACCATCCTTCGACTGTCTAATCAGGAGATTCCCGATGACATGATATTTTCGGGCAAAGAGAATGAAGCGCTTGTCGAATTCTTTTGTGCCATGGAACCCGAACTTCCCGATCCCGAATTGTGTGGCGGTGACGATGATACTGCCGGGGAGAAATGCATCGATGAATCCTGCTCCGAACCAAGTCCCAGCGCTATGTTGGCAACGCgcagcaaattcaatttggaaCGCGTTGGACAATATCTGGAGAATTCGTATTTAACGCAACAGCAGCCATTGCATGTCACAGAGGATCTGTGGTCAGAGCTGCTCGAGGAGAACGAATGCCTGGGACAGTGTCAGCTGTTTGTGCCACACGACAAGAAGCTGTCACTGCTGCAGCAACGAGACAAAATGTTCAATGCCATCGATGCTGTCTTTCACAAGCCGACAGAAAGTATTAGTGCAAGCTTCAAGCTGACCACAGCTGTCATCTGTGGGGATCTGCCACAATTTGCCTGCGAGCCATCTGTGGAGCTGGATCAACCAACAGATCCGCAGTCCAGCTATGATTTCATCAATTGCAGCTATCATGTCAATGAAGTGAGCAAATGTGATATGCTGGCCGTGACCGTTAGTTGGCATGAGGCAATGGTGCTGGAATTTAGTCGCGCCAACGATTACTTATTGCGCTGCACACGCGTTCAACTGTTGCCGGGTCCGTTTACGCCACAATTGCACGAGGATTACTATAATCTGCGCTTTGTGGATCTGCAGTTCTATAATGAATCTTTCATTTCGATGCTGGCACAGACGACGACGCCCACACCAGGCGTGCGACCGCACAGTTATTTTGTGCAATTCTCATTAAGCGCCGCACGCAATCAGTGCACCCAACATCAGTTGGCGCCGTTGATGAAGCTACCCGAGGCGACAGTGACACACAGCATCCATGATATACCCGATGCGGCGACGTTTAAGGGCTTGGATGGTGTGTGCGAATTGCTGGCTGTGTCGGGTAGTCGCAAGGTGGCCACTGTGCTGTCGGATCGTCGTCGCAAGATGACTATCTTTGAGATGGAGATTGAGGAAGAGGAGGACGACACGGAAATGTCACAGGCATCATTCCTGGACATCAGCAAAGACTCGGTGTTGGCAGATAAAACTGATGCGTga
- the LOC132797391 gene encoding LOW QUALITY PROTEIN: chromobox protein homolog 3 (The sequence of the model RefSeq protein was modified relative to this genomic sequence to represent the inferred CDS: deleted 1 base in 1 codon), with translation MAEFIVERVEDKRLVNGRIQYYLKWKGYPRSENTWEPVENLDCPDLIATFEESLKNNKKDQTGMIGNNKKRLSTSSTPESIRSKRKFFYGGRTDEQKKLIGFDRGLEPSKILGATNYSGYLMFLMKWKGSDHADLVPAKLANLKCPQIVIQFYEERLTWHTDNGNGNGNGGGSGSGSACDDSAHIGSDGNPDSAAGASPTASLNDENIKPDAASVESAGGGGGGGNDNTI, from the exons ATGGCTGAGTTTATTGTGGAACGTGTTGAGGACAAACGGCTTGTGAATGGTCGAATTCAATATTACTTAAAGTGGAAGGGATATCCACGCAGCGAAAACACTTGGGAGCCGGTGGAAAATCTCGATTGTCCTGATTTGATTGCCACCTTCGAAGAATCACTGAAGAATAACAAAAAGGATCAAACCGGAATGATCGGCAACAATAAGAAACGTTTGTCCACATCATCGACACCAGAATCCATTCGCAGCAAACGCAAATTTTTTTATGGAGGACGA ACCGATGAACAAAAGAAATTGATTGGTTTCGATCGCGGCCTCGAACCATCGAAAATTCTGGGTGCCACCAACTATTCCGGATATTTGATGTTCCTCATGAAATGGAAGGGTAGCGATCATGCGGATCTTGTGCCCGCCAAGCTGGCTAATCTGAAGTGTCCCCAGATTGTTATACAGTTCTACGAAGAGCGTCTCACATGGCACACTGACAATGGgaatggcaacggcaatggAGGTGGAAGCGGTAGTGGAAGTGCATGCGACGATAGTGCGCATATTGGCAGCGATGGAAATCCGGACAGCGCAGCTGGTGCAAGTCCTACTGCCAGCTTGAACGATGAGAATATAAAGCCGGATGCAGCCAGCGTTGAATCAGCAGGTggcggtggaggaggagggaaTGACAACACCATTTAA